Proteins encoded by one window of Oreochromis niloticus isolate F11D_XX linkage group LG17, O_niloticus_UMD_NMBU, whole genome shotgun sequence:
- the LOC100704092 gene encoding uncharacterized protein LOC100704092 isoform X1, which yields MEARRLITAAQGMMLITRFISKIQKETRTHTSDGCCKEALTSRMAFHSQGMMEHISFVRPLALHSISMDNSGAHCQDALRLGLPCHLDAYFDPVHGQRLPCRRFSYIPFHGPLGVCDYSFEPAFIRKRNERERHRVRCVNEGYARLREHLPHEFDDKRLSKVETLRAAIDYIKHLQSLLDVNVSGVEVSLGGARKLERLQQSSECTSDGETQTSLSESGDVV from the exons ATGGAGGCTCGTCGGCTGATCACAG CTGCCCAGGGAATGATGTTG ataaCACGTTTCATCAGCAAAATTCAGAAGGAAACTCGCACACACACCAGTGATGGTTGTTGTAAGGAGGCTCTGACGAG CAGAATGGCTTTCCACAGTCAGGGGATGATGGAGCACATTTCATTCGTCCGTCCGCTGGCTCTCCACAGCATCTCCATGGACAACAGCGGAGCGCACTGTCAAGACGCGCTTCGCCTCGGACTGCCCTGCCACCTGGACGCCTACTTTGATCCCGTGCACGGACAGAGATTACCCTGCAGACGATTCTCCTACATCCCCTTTCACGGACCCCTCGGTGTGTGCGATTACTCTTTCGAGCCCGCGTTTATCCGGAAAAGGAACGAACGGGAACGACACCGGGTGCGCTGCGTAAACGAGGGTTACGCGCGCCTCCGGGAGCACCTGCCTCACGAGTTCGACGACAAACGGCTCAgcaaagtggagacgctgcgtGCGGCCATTGACTATATCAAACACCTCCAGAGCCTGCTGGATGTAAACGTCTCCGGGGTGGAGGTATCACTCGGAGGGGCGCGCAAACTCGAGCGGCTACAGCAGAGCTCGGAGTGCACTAGCGATGGAGAAACCCAAACCAGCCTAAGCGAAAGCGGGGATGTTGTTTAA
- the LOC100704092 gene encoding uncharacterized protein LOC100704092 isoform X2 → MEARRLITAAQGMMLITRFISKIQKETRTHTSDGCCKEALTRMAFHSQGMMEHISFVRPLALHSISMDNSGAHCQDALRLGLPCHLDAYFDPVHGQRLPCRRFSYIPFHGPLGVCDYSFEPAFIRKRNERERHRVRCVNEGYARLREHLPHEFDDKRLSKVETLRAAIDYIKHLQSLLDVNVSGVEVSLGGARKLERLQQSSECTSDGETQTSLSESGDVV, encoded by the exons ATGGAGGCTCGTCGGCTGATCACAG CTGCCCAGGGAATGATGTTG ataaCACGTTTCATCAGCAAAATTCAGAAGGAAACTCGCACACACACCAGTGATGGTTGTTGTAAGGAGGCTCTGACGAG AATGGCTTTCCACAGTCAGGGGATGATGGAGCACATTTCATTCGTCCGTCCGCTGGCTCTCCACAGCATCTCCATGGACAACAGCGGAGCGCACTGTCAAGACGCGCTTCGCCTCGGACTGCCCTGCCACCTGGACGCCTACTTTGATCCCGTGCACGGACAGAGATTACCCTGCAGACGATTCTCCTACATCCCCTTTCACGGACCCCTCGGTGTGTGCGATTACTCTTTCGAGCCCGCGTTTATCCGGAAAAGGAACGAACGGGAACGACACCGGGTGCGCTGCGTAAACGAGGGTTACGCGCGCCTCCGGGAGCACCTGCCTCACGAGTTCGACGACAAACGGCTCAgcaaagtggagacgctgcgtGCGGCCATTGACTATATCAAACACCTCCAGAGCCTGCTGGATGTAAACGTCTCCGGGGTGGAGGTATCACTCGGAGGGGCGCGCAAACTCGAGCGGCTACAGCAGAGCTCGGAGTGCACTAGCGATGGAGAAACCCAAACCAGCCTAAGCGAAAGCGGGGATGTTGTTTAA
- the LOC100704092 gene encoding achaete-scute homolog 4 isoform X3 yields MAFHSQGMMEHISFVRPLALHSISMDNSGAHCQDALRLGLPCHLDAYFDPVHGQRLPCRRFSYIPFHGPLGVCDYSFEPAFIRKRNERERHRVRCVNEGYARLREHLPHEFDDKRLSKVETLRAAIDYIKHLQSLLDVNVSGVEVSLGGARKLERLQQSSECTSDGETQTSLSESGDVV; encoded by the coding sequence ATGGCTTTCCACAGTCAGGGGATGATGGAGCACATTTCATTCGTCCGTCCGCTGGCTCTCCACAGCATCTCCATGGACAACAGCGGAGCGCACTGTCAAGACGCGCTTCGCCTCGGACTGCCCTGCCACCTGGACGCCTACTTTGATCCCGTGCACGGACAGAGATTACCCTGCAGACGATTCTCCTACATCCCCTTTCACGGACCCCTCGGTGTGTGCGATTACTCTTTCGAGCCCGCGTTTATCCGGAAAAGGAACGAACGGGAACGACACCGGGTGCGCTGCGTAAACGAGGGTTACGCGCGCCTCCGGGAGCACCTGCCTCACGAGTTCGACGACAAACGGCTCAgcaaagtggagacgctgcgtGCGGCCATTGACTATATCAAACACCTCCAGAGCCTGCTGGATGTAAACGTCTCCGGGGTGGAGGTATCACTCGGAGGGGCGCGCAAACTCGAGCGGCTACAGCAGAGCTCGGAGTGCACTAGCGATGGAGAAACCCAAACCAGCCTAAGCGAAAGCGGGGATGTTGTTTAA